The stretch of DNA TCAGATAAGAAGGTCGTAATAAAGTCATCCAGATTCCAGATGGTATTATCGTAAGCCTGATGAATGAATTCCGGAGAACTTATATCTTTATTGAATCTGCCGCTGCTGTATGTTAATAAGTTCCTTATTGTTGCCTTTTTGGCTGCCTCGCCTTTGTAATTGGGTAAATACATGGCAATAGGAACATCTAAATTAATTTTACCTCTCTCATATAGTTGCATAATCAGTACCGCAGTAAATGATTTCGTCAGTGAAAAAATATGAAATTTGGTGCTGTCTGAAAAACTGATGTTATAATGTCTGTTGGATAATCCTTTATAAGAAAGCAATTCGGTTTTGCCGTTGTGGGCGATCAGGACTGCTCCATTAAAATTATCATTTTTCACACTGGAATCAATAACTTTTTCCACATTTGAAATTTGAGAATGAACAGCATTTATTACTAATAAAAGAATGCCCGTAAGAATATTTTTCATAGCAAATAGTTTTTATTAAGGGGAATCTTGAGAAGAGGTATAATTATTTTTTAGAGGATAACTCGAAAGTTTACTGGTCAATCCATGCTTTTCTCAAAGCTATTTGTTGGGCATCCGGATTAGCCAGAGTGCTTACTTTTCCTGTAGTTTCGTCGTAGGTAAGACCCACTTTTGTAAGATATTCTTTCAAAGGAAGAGGCTTTGTACCTTCTATATAATCCTTGAAATAGGTGCGGATTTCGGGGAAAGTCATTTTTGTAATTTCATCGAATAAATCATCATCATTGAAATATTTATTCTCCCCATATTTTTGCATAAGCCGTTGCATCAGATTCTGAGTACCCATTTTACCACCCGAAAGCTCGCGTAGTCTGATATCTAAACATAATCCCAGCAATGGTCCTTTTTGGTATACGTTCATATACTGGTCCTGTCTCTGCATTGCATTTTTACTGAATTCTGTAAAAGATAATGTATTATCAAACTCTTTCATACCTTCTATTTTTTCCTCCAGCTTTTTTTCAAAATCCGACAGGCTGATCATTTTTTGTTTTATAGGCATATGTATGGTGGCATATTCTGTCATCCCTTCATAAAGCCACAGATGTTTAGACATCACAGGATTCAGAAAATCATAATGCTGGATTTCTCCCGAATGAATGTGAAGTGGTGTAATGATATGGAAAAATTCATGAGAAGCCACTCTGTTTAGAGCATCCGGTAGAAAGTTGATATTCTCGGACAGATAAAGACAAACGGTAGACCTCGAATGCTCCAGCCCATCTCCCATAAACCCTTTTTCTGTTGAGGGCTCATAATAGATGAGAAAAGCATATTTTTCTACAGGTAGCTTCCCTCCCAGATATGCCTGCTGGTTTTTTAAAATAGTTTCAATCTCATCAGCTATTTTTTTTGAATAGTGTCGCTCCTTTTTGTTGTAAAATGATACCAGCACTTCTGTAGTGCCTATTTTCAACCAGGTTGTATCAGGAACACAATAAAGGACAGGAGAATCTACTAACTCCCTGTAATCTTTTGCCCACACCATATCTGTGCTGTCATTTTTTCTTTTATAGTCCAATGCAGAAGATGCATAAAAATCTTTCTTTTTCCTGATGTTGATTTCGTAGGGAGCCTCTTTTATTTCCTTAAAATAACCTACTAATGAATTATAGTTGATAACAAAAACACTGTCTTTTTTAAAAGTACTGCCTGCGGATTTTGCCCCTTCAGTATTTTCCTTTAAAGAATCCCATCCGTCAGCAACCCAATATGATATTTTTTTCACATGTTTAAGATCATGGATCGTCCAGCTATTTTTATCCAAGCGTTCTGTGCGTATTTTTTTTCCGTTTTTGCCAGTTGTCACAACATCTGAAACATATTGTCCAAAATTCATAGCCTGATAAAATCCCGGAACAAGTTTGGGTATAACAAAAGTGCCTTTTTCCAGGTTGTTTTTGGGCGGAGTAAAAGATACTTTAACCTGATCATTATTCATATGAACCAGATCTATATTGTATTCATAGTTTTTCTTTAGTGATTGTGAAAACATGTAGTTGGAGAAAAGAACCAACCCGAAAAATAGTTTGATAAAAGCATTCATCTTGTTTAAATAAAAATATGAAGTTATTTATGGGTATTACTCGTATTAAACCATGTTGTTTTATTAAATTAATGAATAATTCCAATGAATACTGGTTTATAATGAGTAATTTTCAGATATCGAAATTACAGTTTTTTTGGATTGAAATGTATAGTGATTATTAACCATTTGACATCTTTGCAAATAAAACTTGACAAAGGGGTATTCAATGTCGTATATTTGCACTCCGAAAATTACACTTGTAATTTCAATAATTTTTAAACCGTAATTTAAAAAAATGAAAACATCAGATTTTAATTTTGATCTTCCTGCGGAATTATTGGCAGAACACCCTTCAGAGCACAGAGATGATGCTAGATTAATGGTTCTTGATAGAAAAACAGAAACCATCGAGCATAAACTGTTTAAGGATGTAGTGGATTATTTCGATGAGAAAGATCTATTTATTTTCAACAATACTAAAGTTTTCCCTGCACGTCTTTATGGTAATAAAGAAAAAACGGGAGCTAAAATTGAAGTATTCCTTTTAAGAGAGTTGGACAAAGAAACCCGTGTTTGGGATGTATTGGTAGATCCGGCAAGAAAAATCAGAATTGGTAATAAATTATTCTTCACTGAAGATGAATCTTTAGTAGCTGAGGTTATCGATAATACAACTTCAAGAGGAAGAACATTAAGATTCTTATTTGACGGTTCTTACGAAGAGTTCAGAGCTAAATTAAAAGAATTAGGTGAAACTCCGCTTCCAAAGTATATCAAAAGAGCAGTAGAGCCAGAAGATGCTGAAAGATACCAGACAATCTATGCTAAAATAGAAGGAGCGGTAGCAGCACCTACTGCAGGGTTACACTTCTCTAAGCATTTGATGAAGAGATTGGAAATCAAAGGAATTGATTTTGCAGAAGTTACCCTTCACGTTGGTTTAGGAACATTCAATCCGATTGAGGTTGAGGATCTTTCTAAGCATAAAATGGAGTCTGAAGAGATCATTATTGATGAAAAAAATGCTGAAATCATTAACAAAGCGGTAGACGCACACAGAAGAGTTTGTGCTGTAGGAACTACTACGATGAGAGCATTGGAAACTTCAGTTTCTTCTAATAAGAAAATCTCTGCATTCAACGGTTGGACGAATAAATTTATTTATCCTCCTCACGATTTTGGAGTAGCAAATTCAATGATTACGAATTTCCATACACCGAAGTCTACACTAATTATGATGATTGCTGCATTTGCAGGAAGAGATTTCATC from Chryseobacterium piperi encodes:
- a CDS encoding M61 family metallopeptidase gives rise to the protein MNAFIKLFFGLVLFSNYMFSQSLKKNYEYNIDLVHMNNDQVKVSFTPPKNNLEKGTFVIPKLVPGFYQAMNFGQYVSDVVTTGKNGKKIRTERLDKNSWTIHDLKHVKKISYWVADGWDSLKENTEGAKSAGSTFKKDSVFVINYNSLVGYFKEIKEAPYEINIRKKKDFYASSALDYKRKNDSTDMVWAKDYRELVDSPVLYCVPDTTWLKIGTTEVLVSFYNKKERHYSKKIADEIETILKNQQAYLGGKLPVEKYAFLIYYEPSTEKGFMGDGLEHSRSTVCLYLSENINFLPDALNRVASHEFFHIITPLHIHSGEIQHYDFLNPVMSKHLWLYEGMTEYATIHMPIKQKMISLSDFEKKLEEKIEGMKEFDNTLSFTEFSKNAMQRQDQYMNVYQKGPLLGLCLDIRLRELSGGKMGTQNLMQRLMQKYGENKYFNDDDLFDEITKMTFPEIRTYFKDYIEGTKPLPLKEYLTKVGLTYDETTGKVSTLANPDAQQIALRKAWIDQ
- the queA gene encoding tRNA preQ1(34) S-adenosylmethionine ribosyltransferase-isomerase QueA, which codes for MKTSDFNFDLPAELLAEHPSEHRDDARLMVLDRKTETIEHKLFKDVVDYFDEKDLFIFNNTKVFPARLYGNKEKTGAKIEVFLLRELDKETRVWDVLVDPARKIRIGNKLFFTEDESLVAEVIDNTTSRGRTLRFLFDGSYEEFRAKLKELGETPLPKYIKRAVEPEDAERYQTIYAKIEGAVAAPTAGLHFSKHLMKRLEIKGIDFAEVTLHVGLGTFNPIEVEDLSKHKMESEEIIIDEKNAEIINKAVDAHRRVCAVGTTTMRALETSVSSNKKISAFNGWTNKFIYPPHDFGVANSMITNFHTPKSTLIMMIAAFAGRDFIMHAYEEAVKEKYKFYSYGDAMLIL